A single Cyclopterus lumpus isolate fCycLum1 chromosome 15, fCycLum1.pri, whole genome shotgun sequence DNA region contains:
- the gpr155b gene encoding integral membrane protein GPR155 isoform X2, whose amino-acid sequence MEPVNSYVLIHGKNISHSPLGGSGVGPHMSIDKLFPALLECFGIILCGYIAGRADIITQSQAQGLGNFVSKFALPALLFKNMVLLDFADVIWSFLWSVLIAKVTVFVLVCVLTLMVASPDCRYSKAGLYAIFATQSNDFALGYPIVDALYRSTYPEYLQYIYLVAPVSLMLLNPIGFALCEVQRWKQASHSHSTLGILGLVVLQVLKNPMVFMVIVGIIGHFALGQRIPAVLSEFIDGLANSFGGAALFYLGLTMVGQLRKLTRDTGVALILLITAKLLVMPLVCKDMVDILDVGVNSTSANHTSLSNFAFLYGVFPTAPSVAIYAAHYNIELEVVTSGMVISTFLSAPIMYVSAWLLTIPLMDPTPLVTELENVSFNISIISLVALVWTIVVMLLSRKFNRLPHLFALNLFLAQFLVCVSMILWNFLVKQDDNLLGQILTFTLLYGSLYSTYVWTGLIPLCLALTNRDDLLRLRPGVFMALGWGVPFLVVGALLLSGERTDTIDSAFFYGRAQIISTAVVLAVSLLLGAVSLMGLSQAGREESGYEALNRAALMGIGDELRTPGGLEEPQQQQQQQQQQEPQMANSPAGSINSDLHGFSPLQPIPDMIASTQREHSNNTSHSGALCDGLQPPLLQQQPGSSSSEQPLNLPPPGLQTTDDRQTVRHVLLCLLLFVSLLANLSSCLWWLFNKDPGRLYLELQFFCAVANYGQGFLSFGIFGLDRHLIILPFKKRLLWLWQGRDDEDLSPSGVPEEVRLTCTQFVRYHKDQCVQDIVHTRSGLGESVSASTGESFL is encoded by the exons ATGGAGCCCGTCAACAGCTACGTGCTGATCCACGGGAAGAACATCTCCCACAGCCCCCTGGGGGGCTCTGGCGTGGGGCCACACATGTCCATCGACAAGCTGTTCCCGGCTCTCCTGGAGTGCTTTGGCATCATATTGTGTGGCTACATAGCCGGCAG GGCCGACATCATCACACAGAGCCAGGCGCAGGGTTTGGGCAACTTTGTGTCCAAGTTTGCTCTTCCGGCTCTGCTCTTTAAAAACATGGTGCTGTTGGACTTCGCAGACGTCATCTGGTCGTTTCTCTGGAGCGTCCTGATCgctaag GTGACGGTGTTCGTGCTGGTGTGCGTGCTGACTCTGATGGTGGCCAGTCCGGACTGCAGGTACAGCAAGGCCGGCTTGTACGCCATCTTTGCTACGCAGAGCAACGACTTCGCCTTAGGATACCCCATCG TTGACGCTCTGTATCGAAGCACATATCCAGAGTACCTCCAGTACATCTATCTCGTGGCCCCGGTCTCCCTCATGCTCCTCAACCCCATCGGCTTCGCTCTTTGCGAGGTGCAGAGGTGGAAGCAGGCCAGCCACTCCCACAGCACCCTTGGCATCCTGGGACTCGTAGTCCTCCAG gtgttgaAGAACCCGATGGTGTTCATGGTCATCGTGGGGATCATCGGCCACTTCGCCCTGGGCCAGCGTATCCCCGCCGTGCTGTCGGAGTTCATCGACGGCTTGGCCAACTCGTTTGGAGGCGCGGCCTTGTTTTACCTCGGACTCACTATG GTCGGACAGCTTCGAAAACTAACGCGAGACACCGGAGTGGCCTTGATCCTGCTCATCACAGCCAAACT CCTGGTGATGCCGCTGGTCTGTAAAGACATGGTGGACATTCTGGACGTGGGCGTGAACAGCACCAGCGCCAACCACACCAGCCTGTCTAACTTTGCCTTCCTGTACGGCGTCTTCCCCACCGCGCCGAGCGTGGCCATCTACGCCGCGCACTACAACATCGAGCTGGAGGTG GTGACTTCTGGGATGGTGATCAGCACCTTCCTGTCGGCGCCCATCATGTACGTGTCGGCCTGGCTGCTGACGATCCCCCTCATGGACCCCACCCCCCTGGTGACGGAGCTGGAGAACGTCAGCTTCAACATCAGCATCATCAGCCTCGTagccctg GTGTGGACCATCGTGGTGATGCTGCTCAGCAGGAAGTTCAACAGACTTCCTCACCTCTTTGCCTTAAACCTGTTCCTGGCTCAG TTCCTGGTGTGCGTCAGCATGATCCTGTGGAACTTCTTGGTGAAACAAGACGACAACCTGCTGGGCCAGATCCTCACCTTCACGCTGCTCTACGGCTCTCTGTACAGCACCTACGTCTGGACAG GTTTAATTCCTCTCTGCCTGGCGCTGACCAACAGGGATGACCTGCTGAGGCTGCGACCGGGAGTGTTCATGGCGTTGGGTTGGGG ggttcCCTTCCTGGTGGTCGGAGCCCTTCTGCTATCAGGAGAAAGGACTGACACCATAGACTCCGCCTTCTTCTATGGCCGAGCTCAG ATCATCAGCACGGCGGTGGTGCTCGCCGTCAGCCTGCTGCTCGGCGCCGTGTCTCTGATGGGCCTCAGCCAGGCGGGCAGGGAGGAGAGCGGCTACGAGGCCCTGAACAGAGCGGCCCTGATGGGCATCGGTGACGAGCTGAGGACCCCCGGTGGCCTGGAGGaaccccaacaacaacaacaacaacaacaacaacaggagccGCAGATGGCAAATTCCCCAGCCGGCAGCATCAACTCAG ACCTCCAcggcttctctcctctccagccaaTACCTGACATGATAGCCAGCACGCAGAGGGAGCACTCAAACAACACCA GCCACAGCGGGGCGCTGTGTGACGGGCTGCAGCCgccgctgctgcagcagcagccgggTTCTTCCTCGTCCGAGCAGCCGCTGAACCTGCCGCCGCCCGGGCTCCAGACCACcgacgacagacagacagtcagacacgtCCTGCTCTGCCTGCTGCTGTTTGTCAGCCTGCTGGCG aacCTGTCCAGCTGTCTGTGGTGGCTGTTCAACAAAGACCCCGGGAGGCTTTACCTGGAGCTCCAGTTCTTCTGCGCCGTGGCCAACTACGGACAG GGCTTCCTGTCCTTTGGGATCTTCGGTCTGGACCGGCACCTCATCATCCTGCCCTTCAAGAAgag gctgcTCTGGCTGTGGCAGGGCCGAGACGATGAGGATCTGAGTCCCTCAGGTGTACCAGAGGAGGTCCGGCTCACCTGCACCCAGTTCGTCCGCTACCACAAAGACCAGTGCGTGCAGGACATCGTGCACACGCGCAG TGGCTTGGGGGAGAGTGTGAGCGCCTCGACAGGTGAATCCTTCCTCTGA
- the gpr155b gene encoding integral membrane protein GPR155 isoform X3: MEPVNSYVLIHGKNISHSPLGGSGVGPHMSIDKLFPALLECFGIILCGYIAGRADIITQSQAQGLGNFVSKFALPALLFKNMVLLDFADVIWSFLWSVLIAKVTVFVLVCVLTLMVASPDCRYSKAGLYAIFATQSNDFALGYPIVDALYRSTYPEYLQYIYLVAPVSLMLLNPIGFALCEVQRWKQASHSHSTLGILGLVVLQVLKNPMVFMVIVGIIGHFALGQRIPAVLSEFIDGLANSFGGAALFYLGLTMVGQLRKLTRDTGVALILLITAKLLVMPLVCKDMVDILDVGVNSTSANHTSLSNFAFLYGVFPTAPSVAIYAAHYNIELEVVTSGMVISTFLSAPIMYVSAWLLTIPLMDPTPLVTELENVSFNISIISLVALVWTIVVMLLSRKFNRLPHLFALNLFLAQFLVCVSMILWNFLVKQDDNLLGQILTFTLLYGSLYSTYVWTGLIPLCLALTNRDDLLRLRPGVFMALGWGVPFLVVGALLLSGERTDTIDSAFFYGRAQIISTAVVLAVSLLLGAVSLMGLSQAGREESGYEALNRAALMGIGDELRTPGGLEEPQQQQQQQQQQEPQMANSPAGSINSGHSGALCDGLQPPLLQQQPGSSSSEQPLNLPPPGLQTTDDRQTVRHVLLCLLLFVSLLANLSSCLWWLFNKDPGRLYLELQFFCAVANYGQGFLSFGIFGLDRHLIILPFKKRLLWLWQGRDDEDLSPSGVPEEVRLTCTQFVRYHKDQCVQDIVHTRSGLGESVSASTGESFL; encoded by the exons ATGGAGCCCGTCAACAGCTACGTGCTGATCCACGGGAAGAACATCTCCCACAGCCCCCTGGGGGGCTCTGGCGTGGGGCCACACATGTCCATCGACAAGCTGTTCCCGGCTCTCCTGGAGTGCTTTGGCATCATATTGTGTGGCTACATAGCCGGCAG GGCCGACATCATCACACAGAGCCAGGCGCAGGGTTTGGGCAACTTTGTGTCCAAGTTTGCTCTTCCGGCTCTGCTCTTTAAAAACATGGTGCTGTTGGACTTCGCAGACGTCATCTGGTCGTTTCTCTGGAGCGTCCTGATCgctaag GTGACGGTGTTCGTGCTGGTGTGCGTGCTGACTCTGATGGTGGCCAGTCCGGACTGCAGGTACAGCAAGGCCGGCTTGTACGCCATCTTTGCTACGCAGAGCAACGACTTCGCCTTAGGATACCCCATCG TTGACGCTCTGTATCGAAGCACATATCCAGAGTACCTCCAGTACATCTATCTCGTGGCCCCGGTCTCCCTCATGCTCCTCAACCCCATCGGCTTCGCTCTTTGCGAGGTGCAGAGGTGGAAGCAGGCCAGCCACTCCCACAGCACCCTTGGCATCCTGGGACTCGTAGTCCTCCAG gtgttgaAGAACCCGATGGTGTTCATGGTCATCGTGGGGATCATCGGCCACTTCGCCCTGGGCCAGCGTATCCCCGCCGTGCTGTCGGAGTTCATCGACGGCTTGGCCAACTCGTTTGGAGGCGCGGCCTTGTTTTACCTCGGACTCACTATG GTCGGACAGCTTCGAAAACTAACGCGAGACACCGGAGTGGCCTTGATCCTGCTCATCACAGCCAAACT CCTGGTGATGCCGCTGGTCTGTAAAGACATGGTGGACATTCTGGACGTGGGCGTGAACAGCACCAGCGCCAACCACACCAGCCTGTCTAACTTTGCCTTCCTGTACGGCGTCTTCCCCACCGCGCCGAGCGTGGCCATCTACGCCGCGCACTACAACATCGAGCTGGAGGTG GTGACTTCTGGGATGGTGATCAGCACCTTCCTGTCGGCGCCCATCATGTACGTGTCGGCCTGGCTGCTGACGATCCCCCTCATGGACCCCACCCCCCTGGTGACGGAGCTGGAGAACGTCAGCTTCAACATCAGCATCATCAGCCTCGTagccctg GTGTGGACCATCGTGGTGATGCTGCTCAGCAGGAAGTTCAACAGACTTCCTCACCTCTTTGCCTTAAACCTGTTCCTGGCTCAG TTCCTGGTGTGCGTCAGCATGATCCTGTGGAACTTCTTGGTGAAACAAGACGACAACCTGCTGGGCCAGATCCTCACCTTCACGCTGCTCTACGGCTCTCTGTACAGCACCTACGTCTGGACAG GTTTAATTCCTCTCTGCCTGGCGCTGACCAACAGGGATGACCTGCTGAGGCTGCGACCGGGAGTGTTCATGGCGTTGGGTTGGGG ggttcCCTTCCTGGTGGTCGGAGCCCTTCTGCTATCAGGAGAAAGGACTGACACCATAGACTCCGCCTTCTTCTATGGCCGAGCTCAG ATCATCAGCACGGCGGTGGTGCTCGCCGTCAGCCTGCTGCTCGGCGCCGTGTCTCTGATGGGCCTCAGCCAGGCGGGCAGGGAGGAGAGCGGCTACGAGGCCCTGAACAGAGCGGCCCTGATGGGCATCGGTGACGAGCTGAGGACCCCCGGTGGCCTGGAGGaaccccaacaacaacaacaacaacaacaacaacaggagccGCAGATGGCAAATTCCCCAGCCGGCAGCATCAACTCAG GCCACAGCGGGGCGCTGTGTGACGGGCTGCAGCCgccgctgctgcagcagcagccgggTTCTTCCTCGTCCGAGCAGCCGCTGAACCTGCCGCCGCCCGGGCTCCAGACCACcgacgacagacagacagtcagacacgtCCTGCTCTGCCTGCTGCTGTTTGTCAGCCTGCTGGCG aacCTGTCCAGCTGTCTGTGGTGGCTGTTCAACAAAGACCCCGGGAGGCTTTACCTGGAGCTCCAGTTCTTCTGCGCCGTGGCCAACTACGGACAG GGCTTCCTGTCCTTTGGGATCTTCGGTCTGGACCGGCACCTCATCATCCTGCCCTTCAAGAAgag gctgcTCTGGCTGTGGCAGGGCCGAGACGATGAGGATCTGAGTCCCTCAGGTGTACCAGAGGAGGTCCGGCTCACCTGCACCCAGTTCGTCCGCTACCACAAAGACCAGTGCGTGCAGGACATCGTGCACACGCGCAG TGGCTTGGGGGAGAGTGTGAGCGCCTCGACAGGTGAATCCTTCCTCTGA